In one Culex quinquefasciatus strain JHB chromosome 2, VPISU_Cqui_1.0_pri_paternal, whole genome shotgun sequence genomic region, the following are encoded:
- the LOC6033195 gene encoding nucleoside diphosphate-linked moiety X motif 19 isoform X2 yields the protein MRKFAKYWRDSASLLILARDGNRVASKNNFNYKVLVFKRTEKTAFMPNSIVFPGGAVDKQDAILSWTDFFAKQGISKEKLVGLTQVGGTRPFIFENDDPNTLDRNVSLRITALREAFEELGVLLGHKQSEAGSSASGFSKAVGGFDIENWQKQVHDGEKQFVELCDELKIVPDLLNMYEWSAWLTPAMFRKRRFETAFYLVALDEQPKVRSEPHEVAEHFWDTPSGLLQAHREEKLWLAPPQYYELNRLVHMPDIDQVVQFARERSARGSTLICPVQYKCSDAAIFVFPGDDLYPQGYDYITEHGDFEKFKDLTAEQLRKQARNLHRSEHTGLHAQTLYQSIEAFNGHLSVNGDNKHLSKL from the exons ATGAGAAAATTCGCCAAATACTGGCGTGACTCGGCCAGTTTGCTGATCCTAGCCAGGGATGGAAATCGAGTGGCATCGAAGAATAACTTCAACTACAAGGTAC TGGTATTCAAACGAACCGAAAAGACTGCCTTCATGCCAAATAGTATCGTGTTCCCGGGGGGTGCCGTCGACAAGCAGGACGCGATTCTGAGCTGGACGGACTTCTTTGCCAAGCAGGGCATTTCGAAGGAAAAGCTGGTGGGACTGACCCAGGTCGGTGGAACACGACCGTTCATCTTCGAGAACGATGACCCCAATACGTTGGACAGGAATGTATCGTTACGTATAACCGCACTGCGGGAAGCGTTTGAAGAGCTGGGAGTTCTTCTGGGGCACAAGCAGAGTGAAGCTGGCTCGAGTGCCAGTGGGTTCAGCAAAGCTGTTGGAGGTttcgacattgaaaattggcaaaaacagGTCCACGATGGCGAGAAGCAGTTTGTGGAGCTTTGCGACGAGCTGAAGATCGTGCCAGATTTGCTCAACATGTACGAGTGGTCCGCGTGGCTCACTCCGGCCATGTTCCGGAAGCGACGCTTCGAAACGGCCTTTTATCTGGTTGCTCTGGACGAACAGCCGAAGGTGCGCTCGGAACCGCACGAGGTGGCGGAACATTTC TGGGACACCCCCTCCGGATTACTCCAAGCTCACCGCGAGGAAAAGCTCTGGCTAGCTCCACCCCAATACTACGAGCTAAATCGGCTGGTCCACATGCCCGACATTGACCAGGTGGTCCAGTTTGCGCGTGAGCGTAGCGCCCGTGGCAGCACGCTCATCTGTCCCGTGCAGTACAAGTGTTCGGATGCGGCCATTTTTGTCTTTCCCGGGGATGATTTGTACCCACAGGGATACGATTACATCACGGAGCAtggagattttgaaaagttcaaggaCCTGACGGCGGAACAGTTAAGGAAGCAGGCACGGAATCTGCACCGGTCGGAACATACGGGGCTGCACGCGCAAACGTTGTACCAGAGCATTGAAGCGTTCAATGGGCATTTAAGTGTGAATGGAGACAATAAGCATTTGTCGAAGCTGTAG
- the LOC6033195 gene encoding nucleoside diphosphate-linked moiety X motif 19 isoform X1, which produces MRKFAKYWRDSASLLILARDGNRVASKNNFNYKVLVFKRTEKTAFMPNSIVFPGGAVDKQDAILSWTDFFAKQGISKEKLVGLTQVGGTRPFIFENDDPNTLDRNVSLRITALREAFEELGVLLGHKQSEAGSSASGFSKAVGGFDIENWQKQVHDGEKQFVELCDELKIVPDLLNMYEWSAWLTPAMFRKRRFETAFYLVALDEQPKVRSEPHEVAEHFWDTPSGLLQAHREEKLWLAPPQYYELNRLVHMPDIDQVVQFARERSARGSTLICPVQYKCSDAAIFVFPGDDLYPQGYDYITEHGDFEKFKDLTAEQLRKQARNLHRSEHTGLHAQTLYQSIEAFNGHLSVNGDNKHLSKL; this is translated from the exons ATGAGAAAATTCGCCAAATACTGGCGTGACTCGGCCAGTTTGCTGATCCTAGCCAGGGATGGAAATCGAGTGGCATCGAAGAATAACTTCAACTACAAG GTGTTGGTATTCAAACGAACCGAAAAGACTGCCTTCATGCCAAATAGTATCGTGTTCCCGGGGGGTGCCGTCGACAAGCAGGACGCGATTCTGAGCTGGACGGACTTCTTTGCCAAGCAGGGCATTTCGAAGGAAAAGCTGGTGGGACTGACCCAGGTCGGTGGAACACGACCGTTCATCTTCGAGAACGATGACCCCAATACGTTGGACAGGAATGTATCGTTACGTATAACCGCACTGCGGGAAGCGTTTGAAGAGCTGGGAGTTCTTCTGGGGCACAAGCAGAGTGAAGCTGGCTCGAGTGCCAGTGGGTTCAGCAAAGCTGTTGGAGGTttcgacattgaaaattggcaaaaacagGTCCACGATGGCGAGAAGCAGTTTGTGGAGCTTTGCGACGAGCTGAAGATCGTGCCAGATTTGCTCAACATGTACGAGTGGTCCGCGTGGCTCACTCCGGCCATGTTCCGGAAGCGACGCTTCGAAACGGCCTTTTATCTGGTTGCTCTGGACGAACAGCCGAAGGTGCGCTCGGAACCGCACGAGGTGGCGGAACATTTC TGGGACACCCCCTCCGGATTACTCCAAGCTCACCGCGAGGAAAAGCTCTGGCTAGCTCCACCCCAATACTACGAGCTAAATCGGCTGGTCCACATGCCCGACATTGACCAGGTGGTCCAGTTTGCGCGTGAGCGTAGCGCCCGTGGCAGCACGCTCATCTGTCCCGTGCAGTACAAGTGTTCGGATGCGGCCATTTTTGTCTTTCCCGGGGATGATTTGTACCCACAGGGATACGATTACATCACGGAGCAtggagattttgaaaagttcaaggaCCTGACGGCGGAACAGTTAAGGAAGCAGGCACGGAATCTGCACCGGTCGGAACATACGGGGCTGCACGCGCAAACGTTGTACCAGAGCATTGAAGCGTTCAATGGGCATTTAAGTGTGAATGGAGACAATAAGCATTTGTCGAAGCTGTAG